A region from the Hippoglossus hippoglossus isolate fHipHip1 chromosome 16, fHipHip1.pri, whole genome shotgun sequence genome encodes:
- the LOC117776638 gene encoding acidic leucine-rich nuclear phosphoprotein 32 family member E-like isoform X2 — MDMKKRVSVELRSRSPAEVEELVVDNCRSSDGEVEGLTDDYTELEILSMVNVGLTSLSKLPSLPKLRKLEVNDNTISGGLDKLVEKCPNLTYLNLSGNKFKELSGVEPLQSLKNLKSLDLYSCEVTTLDDYREAVFELLPQLTYLDGFDQDDNEAPDSEGDNDEDDEAGPTRDEDEDDEESEGDEVGLSYLMKEGIQVCVANQYLKCDVGVGDIWNIHHLDHRLYIVTWMF; from the exons ATGGACATGAAGAAGCGGGTCAGTGTGGAGCTGAGGAGCCGGAGCCCGGCGGAG GTGGAAGAGCTGGTGGTGGACAACTGTCGCTCCAGTGACGGGGAGGTGGAGGGTCTGACGGACGATTACACGGAGCTGGAGATCCTCAGCATGGTGAACGTCGGCCTCACCTCGCTCTCCAAACTGCCATCGCTCCCCAAACTACGCAAG cttgAAGTGAACGACAACACCATCTCCGGAGGTTTGGACAAGTTGGTGGAGAAGTGTCCTAATCTGACGTACCTGAACCTAAGTGGAAACAAGTTCAAAGAGCTGAGCGGCGTTGAGCCTCTG cAGAGTCTGAAGAACCTGAAGAGTCTGGACCTGTACAGCTGTGAAGTGACCACGCTGGACGACTACAGAGAGGCCGTGTTCGAGCTGCTGCCTCAGCTCACCTACCTGGACGGATTCGACCAGGATGACAACGAGGCTCCAGACTCTGAGGGCGACAACG ACGAGGACGATGAAGCCGGACCAACcagagatgaggacgaggatgaCGAGGAGTCTGAAGGAGACGAGGTCGGACTGTCTTACCTGATGAAGGAGGGAATCCAGGTGTGTGTGGCCAATCAATATTTGAAGTGTGATGTAGGGGTTGGCGATATATGGAATATAC ACCATCTCGACCATCGACTATACATTGTCACGTGGATGTTTTAA